The Streptobacillus ratti genome has a window encoding:
- the truA gene encoding tRNA pseudouridine(38-40) synthase TruA, whose protein sequence is MSNITNNIKIIYQYDGSAFYGSQRQKDKITVQGTIEDILINSFNEKVNMISSGRTDKGVHAKMQISNFIISKDINLEIIKSKIEKYSNYAIKILSIEKVDIDYNSRYDSSERTYEYIISNKENITPFNRKYITRINYEIDVEKLNNILKHFIGKHNFSNFSKKENKANKNPIREIYECYAIKKDKNIHIYIKGNSFLKTMVRIIVGTALAIYENKINIDFIKKGFDNPNPNAKKYVLDGSGLYLYHVK, encoded by the coding sequence ATGAGTAATATAACGAATAATATTAAAATTATATATCAATATGACGGCAGTGCTTTTTATGGTTCACAAAGACAAAAAGATAAAATCACAGTTCAAGGTACCATAGAAGATATACTTATTAACTCATTTAACGAAAAAGTTAATATGATAAGTTCCGGAAGAACTGATAAAGGAGTTCATGCTAAAATGCAAATTTCTAACTTTATAATTAGCAAGGACATAAACCTAGAAATCATCAAGAGTAAAATAGAAAAATATTCTAATTATGCTATTAAAATTCTTTCTATAGAAAAGGTCGATATAGACTATAATTCAAGATATGATAGTAGTGAGAGAACATATGAGTATATAATTTCAAACAAAGAGAATATTACACCTTTTAACAGAAAATATATAACAAGAATAAATTATGAAATAGATGTTGAAAAACTAAATAATATTTTAAAACACTTTATTGGTAAACACAATTTTTCTAATTTTTCTAAAAAAGAAAACAAGGCTAATAAAAATCCCATAAGAGAAATTTATGAATGTTACGCTATAAAAAAAGATAAAAATATTCATATATATATCAAAGGAAACAGTTTTTTAAAAACTATGGTAAGAATAATTGTAGGAACAGCTTTAGCCATATATGAAAATAAAATTAATATAGATTTTATTAAAAAAGGGTTTGATAATCCAAATCCTAACGCAAAAAAATATGTATTAGATGGTAGTGGACTTTATCTATACCATGTAAAATAA
- a CDS encoding HAD family hydrolase — protein MKNIIVYDFDKTIYGGETSTDFMRFFLKRNPKYLLKIYKVFHSLIYYRSDLKKSKEIFFEILNNVEVEYLKKEIHEFWIKNKVKIFSWVYKEIEKNKTEAEELILISATPKLFLEEIAEELGFNKLIATDFVKQNKYFVSKIKGKNCKHIEKVFKLKEYLPKFNILAFYSDSMSDKPLFDLAQEKYFISKGIKKKGLPNE, from the coding sequence TTGAAGAATATTATTGTTTATGATTTTGACAAAACTATTTATGGTGGTGAAACATCTACTGATTTCATGAGATTTTTTCTTAAAAGAAACCCTAAATACCTTTTAAAAATATATAAGGTGTTTCATTCATTAATATATTATAGAAGTGATTTAAAAAAATCTAAAGAGATATTTTTTGAAATATTAAATAATGTAGAAGTTGAGTATCTTAAAAAAGAAATACATGAATTTTGGATAAAAAATAAAGTAAAAATATTTTCTTGGGTTTATAAAGAAATTGAGAAAAATAAAACGGAAGCTGAAGAATTAATATTAATTTCTGCTACTCCTAAATTATTTCTTGAAGAAATTGCAGAAGAACTAGGTTTTAATAAATTAATTGCTACTGATTTTGTTAAGCAAAATAAATATTTTGTGAGCAAAATAAAGGGTAAAAATTGCAAACACATAGAAAAAGTATTTAAACTAAAAGAATACTTACCTAAATTTAATATACTTGCTTTTTACTCTGATAGTATGTCTGATAAACCATTATTTGATCTTGCTCAAGAAAAGTATTTTATATCTAAGGGTATAAAAAAGAAAGGACTTCCGAATGAGTAA
- a CDS encoding viral A-type inclusion protein has protein sequence MKGKLVNPNNISDMDVMNAKSQASMAALLQKIGKGKRKKEVTLSKNSQKYLEQMIGEMKKQMIMYEKQLPNVFSFFNYVEKSLHISKKEKRPKEKVLALSFEEYDLIIKQMKDVIKGLALEKSKLKWYNIVKKMVYRMMTKQTEELLKDMK, from the coding sequence TTGAAAGGTAAATTAGTAAACCCTAATAACATTTCTGATATGGATGTTATGAATGCAAAAAGTCAAGCAAGCATGGCTGCTTTACTTCAAAAAATTGGAAAAGGTAAAAGAAAAAAAGAAGTAACATTAAGTAAAAATTCACAAAAATACTTAGAACAAATGATAGGTGAAATGAAAAAACAAATGATAATGTATGAAAAACAATTACCTAATGTATTTTCATTCTTTAACTATGTTGAAAAATCACTACATATAAGTAAAAAAGAAAAAAGACCTAAAGAAAAAGTTCTTGCTCTTTCTTTTGAAGAATATGATTTAATTATAAAACAAATGAAAGATGTAATTAAAGGTTTAGCATTAGAAAAATCTAAATTAAAATGGTATAACATTGTTAAAAAAATGGTTTATAGAATGATGACTAAACAAACAGAAGAATTACTAAAAGATATGAAATAA
- a CDS encoding GspE/PulE family protein has protein sequence MRNNNKDMATTSNSCFLFNLENILELAISKNATDIHIREHDNVCKLELRINGNIHKIEDTHKLNVREIIARIKILSKLNVAEKRLPQDGAFTHVFKEKKYDIRVATLPSNMGENVVLRILNSTLNDISLTSLGFDNDSISILKKACSKSNGLILITGPTGSGKSTTLLSLINILMKSKRKIITIEDPIENKIEDIVQVQVKEEIGLTFEKILRTVLRSDPDIIIISEIRDEITAQIAIRAGLTGHLVLATLHTNDSVSTINRLIDMNIPKYLILDSLLCILSQRLVFNGYKRTCISEILEINDEIKKIFSNHFDKTTIEEKLKTKGFIKLKDKLEKRCELEEYYCL, from the coding sequence ATGAGGAATAACAATAAAGATATGGCAACTACCTCAAATAGTTGCTTTTTGTTTAATTTAGAAAATATTTTAGAATTAGCTATTTCAAAAAATGCTACAGATATACATATTAGAGAACATGACAATGTATGTAAACTTGAACTAAGAATAAATGGAAATATTCACAAAATAGAGGACACACATAAATTAAATGTAAGGGAAATTATTGCAAGAATAAAAATACTTTCAAAATTAAATGTGGCAGAAAAAAGACTACCTCAAGATGGTGCTTTTACCCATGTTTTTAAAGAGAAAAAATATGATATTCGTGTTGCAACCTTACCAAGTAATATGGGTGAAAATGTGGTTTTAAGAATATTAAATTCAACTTTAAATGATATTAGTCTAACATCTTTAGGTTTTGATAATGACAGTATTTCTATTCTTAAAAAAGCCTGTTCTAAAAGTAATGGACTTATACTTATAACAGGTCCTACAGGAAGTGGTAAGTCTACTACATTACTTTCTTTAATTAACATTCTTATGAAAAGCAAAAGAAAAATAATAACTATTGAAGATCCTATAGAAAATAAGATTGAAGATATAGTTCAAGTACAAGTAAAAGAAGAAATAGGCTTAACTTTTGAAAAAATATTAAGAACTGTTCTAAGATCAGATCCCGATATTATTATAATAAGTGAAATTAGAGATGAAATAACGGCACAAATAGCAATTAGAGCAGGGCTTACAGGTCATTTAGTTCTTGCTACATTACATACTAATGATAGTGTATCAACAATAAATAGATTAATTGATATGAACATTCCTAAATATCTTATACTCGATTCTCTACTTTGTATACTTTCACAAAGATTAGTATTTAATGGGTATAAAAGAACTTGTATATCAGAAATACTTGAAATAAATGATGAAATAAAGAAAATATTTAGTAATCATTTTGATAAAACAACTATAGAAGAAAAACTTAAAACCAAAGGATTTATCAAATTAAAAGATAAATTAGAAAAGAGGTGTGAGCTTGAAGAATATTATTGTTTATGA
- a CDS encoding Cof-type HAD-IIB family hydrolase: MNNIKLISFDLDGTILKDSKLSKGVIEAFHKLENKGIMLVVNTGRSIDSLYEMFDLLKLSGKNNYAILTTGAVVQNIDTRKIIKHFSLTLDDYKYIRKNVDDKYNLSVYTPDKLYYVDEIFPEIVEDNEILLMEMEKFVEDENIEISRVNIMGSKEELDEFESKHDKTFLDKYYFVRTIPISIEILNKNASKGNGLKAFMEELNIDPSEAIAIGDGNNDISMFEVVEHSVAMGNASDLVKSHAKYVTDSIDNDGFVKMLEMFKLI, from the coding sequence ATGAATAATATTAAATTAATTTCTTTTGATTTAGATGGAACCATACTTAAAGATTCTAAATTATCAAAAGGTGTTATTGAGGCTTTTCATAAATTAGAAAATAAAGGTATAATGTTAGTTGTAAATACAGGAAGAAGTATAGATAGCCTTTATGAAATGTTTGATTTACTTAAATTATCAGGTAAAAATAATTATGCTATACTTACAACAGGGGCTGTAGTACAGAATATAGATACAAGAAAAATAATTAAACATTTTTCTTTAACTCTTGATGATTATAAATACATTAGAAAAAATGTAGATGATAAATATAATTTGAGTGTTTATACACCAGATAAACTTTATTATGTTGATGAAATATTTCCAGAAATAGTAGAAGATAATGAAATACTTTTAATGGAAATGGAAAAATTTGTTGAAGATGAAAATATTGAAATTTCAAGAGTAAATATTATGGGAAGTAAAGAAGAATTAGATGAATTTGAAAGTAAACATGATAAAACTTTTCTTGATAAATACTATTTTGTAAGAACAATACCTATAAGTATAGAAATATTGAATAAAAATGCAAGTAAAGGTAATGGATTAAAAGCATTTATGGAAGAACTTAATATAGATCCTAGTGAAGCAATAGCTATAGGCGATGGGAATAATGATATTTCTATGTTTGAAGTAGTAGAACATTCTGTTGCCATGGGTAATGCAAGTGATTTGGTTAAATCTCATGCTAAATATGTTACAGATAGTATAGATAATGATGGTTTTGTAAAAATGCTAGAAATGTTTAAATTAATATAG
- a CDS encoding AMP-binding protein: MFLQKSNRLALVDSKGNKVSHSELVDKVKYFSKNVIKETKDIQKFNVIMMENRKEWLYTFYAIWDKKNIPLVIDSESSIEEIVYFLKDSNATSIYVSNKTYEKAKETIDTLGREITIVNIDDVEIDENKLKEIAKDNNLLSHPEGEELAIMLYTSGTTGNPKGVMLTFNNIEAQIESIKSLMIIEENEQVLAGLPFHHILPLMTTNLLFMHHSTQFSIVFIDNLSSQDILKALSDNDVTILSMVPRVYKLFYSSIKSKIDSKVTAKNLFKLAQTAKNIKFSRALFNKIHKMFGGKLTRVISGGAKTDKEIADFFDIIGIEYFEGYGLSETSPVVACSTTKHGKKNGTVGRKVDNIEVKLVDGELWVKGPIVMKGYYNKPEETAKVITEDGWFKTGDLAEIDEEGFITIIGRKNSMIVLSNGKNIDPEKLENRLLGYSNEIIKEIGIFAKNDKLAALIVIDDNKIKEKRITNIKPYIEDAISFYNAASHGYEKILEYKMTEMELPKTRIGKLKRFMLKDIYLGHMKDEEKEKVEEPDTLEYKVLKEYIFNMKNEYAEPNVNLEIEFGLDSLDQVELLSFIERSFGVKLTAEEFKENINLIKLSELIKNKSEKFIETKDQWKEIIKNAPIRELENGSGIRFLRPLGWLIFKIYFRLSIKGKENIKDEPQIFIANHASFLDALALNLLLPKKVSKDTYSLAIDWYFKSSFMKKLAKETNLVLLDIDGNIKDTIEQIASVLKQGKNVFIFPEGTRTKDGNLSPFKKTFAIISKEMNVKITCLKIDGTFEAYSRYDKYPKPKKITVSYLGEINPQHLSYDEIVDKARDMYN, from the coding sequence ATGTTCTTACAAAAATCAAATAGGTTAGCTTTGGTTGACTCTAAAGGAAATAAGGTAAGTCATAGTGAATTGGTAGATAAGGTTAAGTATTTTTCAAAAAATGTAATTAAAGAAACTAAAGATATTCAAAAATTTAATGTAATAATGATGGAAAACAGAAAAGAATGGTTATATACTTTTTATGCAATTTGGGATAAAAAGAATATTCCATTAGTAATTGATTCAGAGTCTAGTATAGAAGAAATAGTGTACTTTTTAAAAGATTCTAATGCAACAAGTATTTATGTTTCAAATAAGACATATGAAAAGGCTAAAGAAACAATAGATACATTAGGAAGAGAAATAACTATAGTAAATATAGATGATGTAGAAATAGATGAAAATAAATTAAAAGAGATAGCAAAAGATAATAACTTATTATCTCATCCAGAGGGAGAAGAATTAGCAATAATGCTATATACTTCAGGGACTACAGGGAATCCAAAAGGTGTAATGCTTACTTTTAATAATATAGAAGCACAGATTGAATCAATAAAATCATTAATGATTATTGAAGAAAATGAGCAAGTATTGGCAGGACTGCCTTTTCATCACATACTTCCATTAATGACAACAAATCTTTTATTTATGCACCATAGTACTCAATTTTCTATAGTATTTATAGATAATCTTTCAAGTCAGGATATATTGAAAGCTTTAAGTGATAATGATGTAACAATATTATCTATGGTTCCAAGGGTGTATAAGTTATTTTATAGTTCTATAAAAAGTAAAATTGATTCTAAGGTTACTGCTAAAAACTTATTTAAACTTGCACAAACAGCTAAAAATATTAAATTTTCAAGAGCATTGTTTAATAAGATACATAAAATGTTTGGTGGAAAACTTACAAGAGTTATATCAGGTGGAGCTAAAACTGATAAGGAAATAGCTGATTTTTTTGACATTATAGGTATTGAATACTTTGAAGGTTATGGTTTAAGTGAAACTTCACCAGTAGTTGCATGTTCAACTACAAAACATGGTAAGAAAAATGGAACTGTAGGAAGAAAAGTTGATAATATAGAAGTTAAATTAGTTGATGGAGAATTATGGGTTAAAGGTCCTATAGTAATGAAAGGGTATTACAATAAACCTGAAGAAACAGCTAAGGTAATAACTGAAGATGGTTGGTTTAAAACTGGAGATTTAGCAGAAATAGATGAAGAAGGCTTTATTACTATTATAGGAAGAAAAAACTCTATGATAGTATTATCTAATGGTAAAAATATAGATCCTGAGAAATTGGAAAATAGGTTATTAGGATATTCAAATGAAATAATAAAAGAAATAGGAATTTTTGCTAAAAATGATAAATTAGCAGCTTTAATAGTAATAGATGATAATAAAATAAAAGAAAAAAGAATAACAAATATTAAACCATATATAGAAGATGCAATATCATTTTATAATGCAGCTTCACATGGATATGAAAAAATATTGGAATATAAGATGACTGAAATGGAATTACCTAAAACTAGAATAGGTAAATTAAAAAGATTTATGTTAAAAGATATATATTTAGGTCATATGAAAGATGAAGAAAAAGAAAAAGTAGAAGAACCAGATACTTTAGAATATAAGGTTTTAAAAGAATATATTTTTAATATGAAAAATGAATATGCTGAACCTAATGTAAACCTAGAAATAGAATTTGGACTAGATTCTTTAGACCAGGTTGAATTACTTTCTTTTATAGAAAGAAGTTTTGGAGTTAAGCTTACAGCAGAAGAATTTAAAGAAAATATTAATTTAATTAAGTTATCAGAATTAATAAAAAATAAATCTGAAAAATTTATTGAAACAAAAGATCAATGGAAAGAAATAATAAAAAATGCACCAATAAGAGAATTAGAAAATGGAAGTGGAATTAGATTTTTAAGACCTCTTGGTTGGCTTATTTTTAAAATTTATTTTAGATTAAGTATTAAAGGTAAGGAAAATATAAAAGATGAACCACAAATATTTATTGCTAATCATGCAAGCTTTTTAGATGCATTGGCACTTAATTTATTACTTCCAAAAAAAGTATCTAAGGATACTTATTCACTTGCTATAGATTGGTACTTTAAAAGCAGTTTTATGAAAAAACTTGCTAAGGAAACTAATTTAGTTTTATTAGATATTGATGGAAATATTAAAGATACAATAGAACAAATTGCATCAGTATTAAAACAAGGGAAAAATGTATTTATATTCCCAGAAGGAACAAGAACAAAAGATGGTAATTTATCACCATTTAAAAAGACTTTTGCAATAATATCAAAAGAAATGAATGTAAAAATTACTTGTTTAAAAATTGATGGAACTTTTGAAGCTTATTCAAGATATGATAAATATCCTAAACCTAAAAAAATAACAGTTAGTTATTTAGGAGAAATTAATCCACAACATTTAAGTTATGATGAAATAGTTGATAAAGCAAGAGATATGTATAATTAG
- the rpsP gene encoding 30S ribosomal protein S16, producing the protein MLKLRLTRLGRKKAPFYRIAAMEALGKRDGKAVAYVGTYNPLVSENQVNLKEEEILRFLSNGAQPTETVKSILTKAGIWEKFEASKKR; encoded by the coding sequence ATGTTAAAATTAAGATTAACTAGATTAGGTAGAAAAAAAGCACCTTTCTATAGAATAGCAGCAATGGAAGCATTAGGAAAAAGAGATGGGAAAGCAGTAGCTTATGTTGGAACATACAATCCATTAGTTTCTGAAAACCAAGTAAACTTAAAAGAAGAAGAAATTTTAAGATTTTTATCAAATGGAGCACAACCAACAGAAACAGTTAAATCTATATTAACTAAAGCAGGAATTTGGGAAAAATTTGAAGCTTCTAAAAAAAGATAA
- a CDS encoding L-threonylcarbamoyladenylate synthase: MYKSKMNNILNNSKNDIVILFPTDTVYGLGAIPNKKALDRIFDIKKRDKNKKIIALVSKKETINKIIETNNLIDKIIDRLFPGAITLIAKSTPFIKELLGYEDIGVRIPNNKKALEIIDKFGGILMTTSANISGKEAPKKYSEIDEEILKLVDYKYIDDSNLSGISSSIFKVDGENITLLREGSISLIELTKLKEE, translated from the coding sequence ATGTATAAAAGTAAAATGAATAATATATTAAACAATTCAAAAAATGATATTGTTATATTATTCCCTACTGATACAGTTTATGGATTAGGGGCTATTCCTAATAAAAAAGCTTTAGATAGAATTTTTGATATAAAAAAAAGGGATAAAAATAAGAAAATTATTGCATTAGTTTCAAAAAAAGAAACAATAAATAAAATTATTGAAACTAATAATTTAATTGATAAAATAATAGATAGGCTTTTTCCAGGAGCTATTACTTTAATAGCAAAATCTACTCCATTTATCAAAGAACTTTTAGGATATGAAGATATAGGGGTAAGAATACCTAATAATAAGAAAGCATTAGAAATAATTGATAAATTTGGTGGAATTTTAATGACAACTTCTGCTAATATTAGTGGAAAAGAAGCTCCAAAAAAATATTCTGAAATAGATGAAGAAATATTAAAACTTGTAGATTATAAATATATCGATGATAGTAATTTAAGTGGTATTTCTTCTAGTATATTTAAAGTAGATGGAGAAAATATTACTTTATTAAGAGAGGGGAGCATCTCATTAATAGAATTAACAAAACTTAAGGAGGAATAA
- a CDS encoding AMP-binding protein, protein MFLNKSDRLAIVDFDGTRISHTNLVNTVKYYSKYVISEGIPKTFSIIMMENRKEWFYAFYSLWDMDLIPVAVDALSNEKELEYFLNDSGATCIYVSNNTYEVAKKAIEATNRDIKIFNVDEIEIDKTLFSEIEKDERILSHPEMEDIAVMLYTSGTTGQPKGVMLTYGNIHHQILSIKSLEITWDDEQILAVLPFHHILPLMSANIYYMYHENQHSVVLVEKLSSQEILKALSENDVTMLVLVPRVYKLFYKSIKNTIDSKWITRLIYALAKKINNKNFSKKIFKKVHEKFGGKLRSMVVGGAKSDIEMIEFFNTLGFDYCEGYGLTETSPIISGNTINHGYKVGTVGKPVDNIEVKVVDQELWVKGPIVMKGYYNKPEKTAEVLTEDGWFKTGDVVEVDDDGYISIIGRKNAMIVLSNGKNVDPESLEIKFMSSANQIIKEIGIIGHNDKLAALIVVDRNEAKKLNILNINAYVKDTVEFYNGAVHNYEKVLEYKITEEELPKTRIGKLRRFMLKDLYSGKAKVEKNETVNEPNTEEYKILKEFIFKMKGVYPEANKNLEVEFGLDSLDQVELLTFIENSFGLKISEEDFKDNLTLIGLSKYIEEKSAGFTETTDQWKEVIQNAPNKELKDGWLMSLIKPIMFLLFKLYFRIDIKGSENIKNEQQIFIANHESFIDGLAFSLLIPNVSSEKTYTLAINWYFKNAFMKFFAKHGNILLLDINKNIKSTIENVSSALKQGKNIFIFPEGTRTKDGNLGEFKKIFAILSKELNIPVTCLKIDGAFEAYSRYDKFPKPKKLSVKYLGQIKPENMSYSEIVDTARNMYLNDKK, encoded by the coding sequence ATGTTTTTAAATAAATCTGATAGATTGGCGATAGTAGATTTTGACGGAACAAGAATAAGTCATACAAATCTTGTAAATACGGTAAAATATTATTCCAAGTATGTTATATCTGAAGGAATACCTAAAACTTTTAGTATTATTATGATGGAAAATAGAAAAGAATGGTTTTACGCATTTTATTCATTATGGGATATGGATTTAATTCCTGTTGCAGTAGATGCTCTGTCAAATGAAAAAGAATTAGAATATTTTTTAAATGATTCAGGTGCTACTTGCATTTATGTTTCTAATAATACTTATGAAGTTGCAAAGAAAGCAATTGAAGCCACAAATAGAGATATTAAAATATTTAATGTTGATGAAATTGAAATAGATAAAACTCTATTTTCTGAAATAGAAAAAGATGAGAGAATACTTTCACATCCAGAAATGGAAGATATAGCTGTAATGCTATATACCTCAGGAACTACAGGGCAACCTAAAGGAGTTATGTTGACTTATGGTAATATACATCATCAAATATTATCTATAAAATCATTAGAAATAACATGGGATGATGAACAGATTTTAGCAGTATTACCTTTTCATCATATACTGCCATTGATGTCGGCTAATATTTACTATATGTATCACGAAAATCAACATTCTGTGGTATTAGTAGAAAAATTATCTAGTCAAGAAATATTAAAGGCATTATCAGAAAATGATGTAACGATGTTAGTATTGGTTCCAAGAGTTTATAAGTTATTCTATAAATCTATTAAAAATACTATAGATTCTAAATGGATAACTAGACTTATATATGCACTTGCTAAGAAAATAAATAATAAGAATTTTTCTAAGAAAATATTTAAAAAAGTGCATGAAAAATTTGGTGGTAAACTAAGAAGTATGGTAGTTGGAGGAGCTAAGTCTGATATTGAAATGATAGAATTTTTCAATACTTTAGGTTTTGATTACTGCGAAGGTTATGGACTTACTGAAACTTCTCCAATAATATCAGGAAATACAATTAATCATGGATATAAGGTAGGGACTGTTGGAAAACCAGTAGATAATATAGAGGTTAAAGTTGTAGATCAAGAACTATGGGTTAAAGGACCTATAGTAATGAAAGGGTATTATAACAAACCTGAAAAAACTGCTGAGGTATTAACTGAAGATGGTTGGTTTAAAACAGGAGATGTAGTAGAAGTTGATGATGATGGATATATAAGTATAATTGGTCGTAAAAATGCTATGATAGTATTATCTAATGGGAAAAATGTAGACCCTGAATCATTAGAAATTAAATTTATGTCATCAGCTAATCAAATAATCAAAGAAATTGGAATAATAGGGCATAATGATAAATTAGCTGCATTAATAGTAGTAGATAGAAATGAGGCTAAGAAATTAAATATTTTAAATATAAACGCATATGTTAAAGATACAGTAGAGTTCTATAACGGAGCTGTACATAATTATGAAAAAGTATTGGAATACAAGATTACTGAAGAAGAATTACCTAAGACCAGAATAGGTAAATTAAGAAGATTTATGTTAAAAGATTTGTATTCTGGAAAAGCTAAAGTTGAGAAAAATGAAACTGTAAATGAGCCAAATACTGAAGAATACAAGATACTTAAAGAGTTTATCTTTAAAATGAAAGGCGTTTATCCTGAGGCAAATAAAAATTTAGAAGTTGAATTTGGTCTTGATTCACTTGATCAGGTAGAATTATTAACTTTTATTGAAAATAGTTTTGGACTAAAAATATCAGAGGAAGATTTCAAAGATAATCTAACATTAATTGGATTATCTAAATATATAGAAGAGAAATCAGCTGGATTTACTGAAACAACAGATCAATGGAAAGAAGTTATACAAAATGCACCTAATAAAGAACTTAAAGATGGTTGGTTAATGTCATTGATTAAACCAATAATGTTCTTATTATTTAAGTTATACTTTAGAATAGATATTAAGGGTTCAGAAAATATAAAGAATGAACAACAAATATTTATAGCAAACCATGAAAGTTTTATTGATGGATTAGCATTTAGTTTATTAATACCTAATGTATCATCAGAAAAAACATATACTTTAGCTATAAATTGGTATTTCAAAAATGCTTTTATGAAGTTTTTTGCTAAACATGGTAATATATTATTACTTGATATTAATAAAAACATTAAATCTACTATAGAAAATGTATCATCAGCCCTTAAACAAGGAAAAAATATTTTCATATTCCCAGAGGGAACAAGAACAAAAGATGGGAATTTAGGAGAATTTAAGAAGATATTTGCTATATTATCTAAAGAATTAAATATACCTGTAACTTGTTTAAAGATTGACGGAGCTTTTGAAGCATATTCAAGATATGATAAGTTCCCTAAACCTAAGAAATTATCTGTTAAATATTTAGGTCAAATTAAACCTGAAAACATGTCTTATTCTGAAATAGTTGATACGGCACGTAATATGTATTTAAATGATAAAAAATAA